Proteins found in one Miscanthus floridulus cultivar M001 chromosome 4, ASM1932011v1, whole genome shotgun sequence genomic segment:
- the LOC136550159 gene encoding serine/threonine-protein kinase STY17-like, which produces MAAESCGSRGASPPPPPSAGGAAGRRRKAEAYAEVLRRIRAGAGGYGAARPGLEDELWAHFQGLPARYALDVNVERVEDVLLHKKLLEQAHEPMNGLVFDVRPSQVVTLEESTGFESATSFKQEEQDPQCSVFTSRDQRPLHEIIFACDDKPKLLSQLTSLLGELGLNIQEAHAYSTSDGYSLDIFVVDGWKYEADILRSALTEGVDKIKYRAWPLVPSMSARMDHQPLEVSPSSDFVQIPADAADVWEVDPRLLKFEQKLASGSFGDLYHGTYCSQDVAIKVLKPERVSVDMLREFAQEVYIMKKVRHKNVVQFIGACTRPPVLCIITEFMHGGSIFDFLYNRRGNFQLPDVIRIASDVSKGMNYLHQINIVHRDLKTANLLMDDQVVKVADFGVARVKDQSGVMTAETGTYRWMAPEVIEHLPYDHRADVFSFGIVLWELLTAKLPYEDMTPLQAAVAVVQKDLRPTIAADTHPMLAELLQRCWQKDPALRPTFAEIVDILNSIKEVVQSSVHHKRHPGRSHSGRRRGC; this is translated from the exons ATGGCCGCCGAGTCCTGCGGCAGCCGCGGCGCCTCGCCCCCGCCTCCTCCCTCCGCTGGCGGCGCGGCCGGGAGGCGCCGCAAGGCGGAGGCCTACGCCGAGGTGCTCCGCCGCATCCGCGCTGGCGCCGGCGGCTACGGTGCTGCTCGCCCCGGGTTGGAGGACGAGCTCTGGGCCCATTTCCAAGGCCTACCCGCCAG ATATGCTTTGGATGTCAACGTAGAGCGCGTTGAAGATGTCTTACTGCACAAGAAATTGCTCGAGCAAGCCCATGAACCTATGAATGGTCTGGTCTTTGATGTTCGTCCTTCACAG GTTGTTACTCTGGAGGAAAGCACTGGATTTGAGTCCGCAACTTCCTttaagcaagaagaacaagatCCCCAGTGCTCAGTATTCACATCAAGAGATCAAAG GCCTTTGCATGAAATTATATTTGCATGTGACGATAAGCCAAAGCTTCTTAGTCAG TTAACTTCTCTTCTTGGGGAGCTTGGTCTTAATATCCAAGAAGCACATGCATATTCGACAAGTGACGGCTATTCCTTGGACATCTTTGTTGTTGATGGCTGGAAGTATGAG GCTGACATTCTCCGAAGCGCATTGACGGAAGGCGTTGATAAAATAAAG TACAGAGCATGGCCATTGGTACCGTCGATGTCTGCTAGGATGGATCACCAACCATTGGAGGTTTCTCCTTCATCTGACTTTGTCCAGATACCAGCTGATGCAGCTGATGTTTGGGAAGTCGATCCCAGGCTTCTCAAATTTGAACAAAAATTAGCGTCTGGATCATTTGGTGATCT ATACCATGGGACGTACTGTAGTCAAGATGTAGCTATCAAAGTACTCAAGCCTGAGCGGGTTAGCGTTGATATGCTGCGTGAGTTTGCACAGGAAGTATATATAATGAA AAAGGTTCGTCACAAAAATGTTGTGCAATTTATCGGTGCATGCACGAGACCTCCTGTTTTGTGTATCATTACAG AATTCATGCATGGAGGCAGTATTTTTGACTTCCTTTACAATAGACGAGGAAATTTTCAGCTCCCGGATGTGATTAGAATTGCATCTGATGTGTCCAAGGGAATGAATTACTTGCATCAGATTAATATTGTTCATAGGGACTTGAAGACTGCAAATCTTCTTATGGATGATCAG GTTGTCAAGGTTGCAGACTTTGGGGTTGCAAGGGTTAAAGACCAGTCAGGAGTTATGACCGCAGAAACAGGAACCTACAGATGGATGGCCCCTGAG GTCATTGAGCACTTGCCGTATGATCATAGAGCGGATGTTTTCAGTTTTGGGATAGTTCTTTGGGAGCTGCTGACTGCAAAG CTTCCATACGAAGACATGACACCTCTTCAGGCGGCAGTTGCCGTTGTTCAAAAG GATCTGAGGCCTACTATTGCTGCTGATACTCATCCTATGCTCGCTGAACTCCTTCAGAGATGCTGGCAGAAAGATCCTGCTCTAAGACCAACCTTTGCAGAGATTGTGGATATACTGAACTCTATAAAGGAG GTGGTTCAGAGTTCTGTGCATCACAAGAGGCATCCAGGTCGATCTCACTCCGGGAGGAGACGAGGCTGTTGA
- the LOC136552339 gene encoding uncharacterized protein At4g14100-like, with the protein MAPAARWSPPLFLLLLAAAAATLTATNMTAEHPSDQPPAPSPTPWPERFHAVLFTNLTNYSDASTGPPLRITDLYYDWPRRRNLNLVRHQLSSDPLYDVEWNNGTTFYFDSSACRVERFPVGVLPPWWLSGGGAEYLGRRVAGGIDCHVWGKAGFIFYYEEARTGRPVRWDFVDVTGIQQFVMSFEPGVELEDAQWQAPAYCFPDDDNEDEEGNGNDNAASSSGEEAGDGLEAASMLLRKLAGAAATS; encoded by the exons ATGGCGCCCGCCGCCCGATGGTCCCCAccgctcttcctcctcttgctcgcggcggccgcggcgacgTTGACGGCGACGAACATGACGGCAGAGCACCCGTCCGACCAGCCCCCGGCCCCGTCGCCGACGCCGTGGCCGGAGCGCTTCCACGCGGTGCTGTTCACGAACCTGACCAACTACTCGGACGCCTCCACGGGCCCGCCGCTGCGCATCACGGACCTCTACTACGACTGGCCGCGGCGGCGGAACCTGAACCTGGTGCGCCACCAGCTGTCGTCAGACCCGCTCTACGATGTGGAGTGGAACAACGGCACCACCTTCTACTTCGACTCCTCGGCGTGCCGCGTCGAGCGCTTCCCCGTCGGCGTGCTGCCGCCGTGGTGGCTCTCCGGTGGCGGCGCCGAGTACCTGGGCCGCCGCGTCGCCGGCGGGATCGACTGCCACGTGTGGGGCAAGGCCGGCTTCATCTTCTACTACGAGGAGGCTCGCACGGGGCGGCCCGTGCGCTGGGATTTCGTCGATG TGACGGGGATCCAGCAGTTCGTGATGAGCTTCGAGCCCGGAGTGGAGCTAGAGGACGCGCAGTGGCAGGCACCTGCATACTGCTTCCCGGATGACGACAACGAAGACGAAGAAGGGAATGGAAATGACAACGCCGCAAGTAGCAGTGGTGAGGAGGCTGGGGATGGGCTTGAGGCAGCTAGCATGTTACTCAGGAAGCTTGCAGGAGCTGCAGCAACGTCTTGA
- the LOC136552340 gene encoding uncharacterized protein: MDRRPPLAVSPRRLRPRPHRVPRPPLAPASSVQTPPGSMKKAAAAPMSASVCAIPSPVRFEPSPMRASISALPSPIRAEPSPMRASMTSALQPPRRVKLDLTAATRAAAAEKENFFPAAAPPSPPQAARARAGFEKENLLPPGADAHDELVALNLAAITAGTPAGGPLFVRGRLYDVYSARRDERLKRKQGFPYYCEEFAPAASVDPEVIAEDPCVAVELSKRRVAKKAYTASGAESVRRSAPAVDFAAGHGGGLGLRSSLRSSKEMKKPSAASGAVSVAIKERRVTPRSSARRF, encoded by the exons ATGGACCGCCGTCCGCCGCTCGCCGTGTCCCCGCGCCGCCTCCGCCCGCGCCCGCACCGGGTGCCCCGCCCGCCCCTCGCGCCGGCCTCCTCCGTGCAAACGCCTCCAG GATCGATgaagaaggcggcggcggccccGATGAGCGCGTCCGTCTGCGCGATCCCGTCGCCGGTCCGCTTCGAGCCCAGCCCGATGCGCGCCTCCATCTCCGCCCTCCCGTCGCCGATCCGCGCCGAGCCGAGCCCGATGCGTGCGAGCATGACCTCCGCGCTCCAGCCTCCAAGGCGCGTCAAGCTCGACCTGACTGCCgcgacgagggcggcggcggccgagAAGGAGAATTTTTTTCCCGCCgcggcgccgccgtcgccgccccaggcggcgagggcgagggcggggTTCGAGAAGGAGAACCTCCTCCCGCCTGGCGCGGACGCCCACGACGAGCTGGTGGCGCTCAACCTCGCCGCGATAACCGCGGGCACGCCGGCTGGCGGCCCGCTCTTCGTGCGCGGCAGGCTCTACGACGTCTACTCGGCGCGCCGCGACGAGCGGCTCAAGCGCAAGCAGGGCTTTCCCTACTACTGCGAGGAGTTCGCGCCCGCGGCCTCGGTGGACCCCGAGGTGATAGCTGAGGACCCCTGTGTCGCCGTCGAGCTGTCCAAGCGCCGCGTCGCCAAGAAGGCCTACACCGCCAGCGGCGCCGAGTCCGTGAGGAGGTCTGCGCCAGCAGTCGACTTCGCGGCGGGCCACGGCGGAGGCCTGGGGCTGAGGTCGTCACTCAGGAGCAGCAAGGAGATGAAGAAGCCTTCCGCCGCGTCCGGCGCCGTTTCCGTGGCCATCAAGGAAAGGAGGGTCACCCCCAGGTCGTCGGCTCGCCGGTTCTGA